From Triticum aestivum cultivar Chinese Spring chromosome 4A, IWGSC CS RefSeq v2.1, whole genome shotgun sequence, a single genomic window includes:
- the LOC123087834 gene encoding uncharacterized protein yields MGSAPADGEKPSGHLAQPLLGQPQPQPPHPYYAYPAAAYGYAPGPPPPPPPPTLVLLNPPPIFVRLRRLRPRRIPCIRRFSARTLPLLLALALLAGLAFLLYPSAPAARVADIRLDRFRVNPPPFPALDFNLALSLRVRNPGFLLPLRYRAVSAAVSYRGRLLGSGTARPGSGELAARGFTYASSEVWVDAGRVLDDVIELIGDIAAGSVPLEIVTEVVGAVRLFHFNIPVKGLMSCSVNVSPGTQSIISQDCY; encoded by the exons ATGGGATCAGCTCCGGCGGACGGCGAGAAGCCCTCGGGCCACCTCGCCCAGCCTCTCCTCGGgcagccccagccccagcccccGCACCCGTACTACGCCTACCCCGCCGCCGCCTACGGCTACGCCCCcggtcctcctccgcctccgcctcccccgACGCTCGTCCTCCTCAACCCGCCCCCCATCTtcgtccgcctccgccgcctccgcccgcggcGCATCCCCTGCATCCGGCGCTTCTCCGCCCGCACGCTCCCGCTCCTCCTCGCCCTCGcgctcctcgccggcctcgctttCCTCCTCTACCcgtccgcccccgccgcccgcgtcgccgaCATCCGCCTCGACCGCTTCCGCGTCAACCCGCCGCCCTTCCCCGCGCTGGACTTCAACCTCGCGCTCAGCCTCCGCGTCCGCAATCCCGgcttcctcctccctctccgctacCGCGCCGTCTCTGCCGCCGTCTCGTACCGCGGCCGTCTGCTCGGCTCAGGCACTGCGCGCCCCGGATCCGGCGAGCTCGCGGCGAGAGGGTTTACCTATGCCTCTTCTGAGGTGTGGGTGGACGCTGGCAGGGTATTGGACGACGTGATCGAGCTGATTGGGGACATCGCCGCTGGGTCTGTGCCGCTGGAGATAGTTACCGAGGTGGTCGGCGCGGTCAGGCTGTTCCATTTCAACATCCCCGTGAAG GGCCTGATGTCCTGCTCGGTGAATGTCAGCCCAGGCACCCAGAGTATCATAAGTCAGGATTGTTACTAA
- the LOC123087835 gene encoding transmembrane protein 184A, with translation MDWAAVAYTAAALLCAAAATVITLGHIYRHLLHYAEPIFQRFIVRIIFMVPVYAVMSFISLILPDNAIYFTSIREIYDAWVIYNFFSLCLAWVGGPGAVVVSLNGRTLKPSWFLMTCCFPAIPLDGRFIRRCKQGCLQFVILKPILVVITFILYAKGKYEDGNFSVNQSYLYITIIYTISYSMALYALALFYAACRDLLRPYNPVPKFIIIKSVVFLTYWQGVLVFLAAKSRFIKNAEKAADLQNYVLCVEMLIAAIGHLFAFPYKEYAGANARPSGGFRESLLHALKFNDFYHDTVHQFAPTYNEYVLYNHNEGESAPTKFPSGSAVPSVRDVELAGIIVMPPSNNSPVTSSMSSNHVDQDESMTTPIRNKVDPPGGMYDLTDLLDVDLSSYPAKVPAISDVRKQ, from the exons ATGGATTGGGCGGCGGTGGCGTACACGGCGGCGGCGCTGCTGTGCGCCGCGGCGGCCACCGTCATCACGCTCGGCCACATCTACCGCCACCTGCTCCACTACGCCGAGCCCATCTTCCAGCGCTTCATCGTCCGCATCATATTCATGGTCCCG GTCTATGCAGTGATGTCATTTATTTCCCTTATCCTACCAGACAATGCAATATATTTTACCTCTATCCGAGAAAT CTATGATGCTTGGGTCATCTACAATTTCTTTTCACTCTGCTTGGCATGGGTGGGAGGACCTGGGGCTGTGGTGGTGAGTTTGAATGGCCGAACACTGAAACCATCGTGGTTTCTTATGACTTGCTGTTTCCCAGCTATTCCTCTAGATGG GCGTTTTATACGGAGATGCAAACAAGGCTGTTTGCAGTTTGTTATTCTTAAGCCTATCTTGGTGGTTATTACCTTCATACTTTATGCTAAAGGAAAATATGAAGATGGAAACTTCAGTGTCAACCAATCCTATTTATACATCACTATTATTTACACAATCTCATACTCGATGGCGTTATATGCTCTTGCATTGTTCTATGCGGCATGCAGAGATCTACTCCGGCCATATAATCCTGTCCCAAAGTTTATTATAATCAAATCAGTTGTGTTTCTCACATACTGGCAG GGTGTCCTGGTGTTCCTTGCTGCCAAGTCTCGATTTATCAAGAATGCTGAAAAGGCTGCTGATCTCCAGAACTATGTATTGTGCGTTGAGATGCTCATAGCAGCCATTGGGCACCTGTTTGCGTTTCCCTACAAGGAGTATGCAGGTGCAAATGCTCGCCCTTCGGGTGGTTTCAGGGAAAGCCTTCTTCATGCTTTAAAATTCAATGATTTCTACCACGACACTGTCCACCAG TTTGCTCCTACCTACAACGAATATGTGCTGTACAACCACAATGAGGGAGAGAGTGCACCAACAAAGTTTCCTTCAGGGAGCGCCGTGCCAAGTGTCCGGGATGTGGAGTTGGCTGGCATCATCGTGATGCCGCCCTCAAATAATAGTCCAGTGACCTCAAGCATGTCATCCAACCACGTAGACCAGGACGAATCGATGACCACTCCGATCAGGAACAAAGTGGACCCGCCTGGAGGAATGTACGACCTCACGGACCTGCTCGACGTGGACTTGTCTAGCTACCCCGCCAAGGTTCCTGCGATCTCTGATGTAAGAAAACAATGA